From the genome of Syngnathoides biaculeatus isolate LvHL_M chromosome 4, ASM1980259v1, whole genome shotgun sequence:
CACTAACGTCTGTCTGAGGTTAAGCGCGATCCTGGTGAGGCGTGAGGTTTGGCGTCGATGCAACCTCAACTGACAAAACTCGTTTGTCTACACCTGCGACTCGCGCTTTTTCGAAACAATAAATTGCCGCCTCCCTTTTGACCCCGCTGCTTCATTCCAGAATGATGCCGTCCTCGCAAAGACGGTTGGGACGCTTCAATTTGTCGGGAAGATTTCACAGAAGGGGAAAAGGTTCCGTCTCGGCTTGTTTGTGGTACATTCCAGTCATTtggaaggaacaaaaaaaaaacattgttatggctaaaaaaaaaaaaaaaaaaaaaacaagaatgtaATTTTGCTAATGATTGATATGACAGGGCGGTACgttgcctcagctggtaaagcgttggcctcacagttctgaggtcccgggttcaatcccggacccgcctgtgtggagtttgcatgttctccccgtccctgcgtgggtttcctccgggcactccggtttcctcccacatcccaaaaacatgcaacattaactggacgctctaaattgcccctaggtgtgattgtgagtgcggcgatTTGTCTCAaagtggcctgcgattggctggcaaccagttcagggtgtaccctgcatcctgcccgttgacagctgggataggctccagcactccccgcaacccttgtgaggataagcagctaagaaaatggatggatggatttctgcaTTTGTTTGTTACTGAGCGCAACGTAATGTAATGATTTCAGTATTTGACCAAATGtgtctggcggcacggtggagcagctggaaagcattggcctcacagctctgaggactggggttcaaatgccaTCCCCACCTGTATGGTGTTaattgggacactctaaattgcccctaggtgtgattgtgagtgcggctgtttgtctccgtgtgccctgggattggccggcaaccagttccgggtgttcagttcagctgggataggctccagcactccctgcgaccctcgtgaggataagcggcagagaaaatggatggatggatggattgatattacAATCCACGGGAAAACTGAATATCTGCATTAATGTGGCAATCATCATTATACTACTATCAAAAGTCGAAGTTCGGCCCTTTGCATGGGAGACAGTCGACACCAGTTGGTTCAAAAGTGGCAGCTAGACAaatataaaggaaaaaaaaacaacaagaaagtctgaaaataatatttcatttcTTGTTGGGTAACAAgaaaagcagcagcagctaaaaataaaaaaaatcaggtcaGAAATAACCACGACTAATAAAATAATCCTAAACTTCCTTTTTTAAAGCTCTGATTGAAAGTCCCGGAACTAATATAAGACATATTTCAGTTATTCGACTtcaaagtactgtatgtaccttttccAGCCTTGAAAAGTGTAAAATGTATGGAGTCATTGGTACAAGCAGTACTTTTGAGGGACGTCGTACCCCTGAACCTCAAATGACTTAGTTGGATTGACGATTTGTGATCATCTCTCACGACTTTCTAACAGCGCGTGTTGTCGCCACGGCGTTAAAAAGAAGAATCTTCAAGAGGAGCAGCCTCAACATCATGACGATTACTGCGTTTGTCCACTTGGCAACATCTGGAGGTGAAACCACACCGAGTGTCAAAAAGAAACAACATCTTTTCGAATACTAATAATAACATATTCACTTGGCACCTCTCATGACTGCACCGACTATAaagaaaatacacaatacaatgcaagacacattaaaaaaaaaagacacaaaatgaaaataatgagatTTGTTAGCAGATCATGTCGAATAGGtgaagagagaggaaaaaatagcCACGTGGAATGAAGACGAACCTTTACTTTCATGATTTTCATTGCAGATGGCGTCTTGTGCATCTGGTGGGtttaaaagggatttttttttttgtaacgacAACTGTTAAGGGCGGTGGAAATGAGCGACGTTAAAGTCTGCCACCTGTGAAGGCGCCGCTGCGGCGTCTCACGCCCGCTCGGCGACGTCGACTCACGGAGCAGCTGTACGACGTCCACTCGTCGGTGGCCACCGTGATGCCCGCCGCGACGCGGGGCTGCTCGCCGCTGGCCGCGAAGCGGACCGGCGCGCTCGCCGTGCGGCCTTCCGACGCCGACCTCCAGCTGACCTCCAGACGTCCCTTCCCGAAGTTCCTCACCAAGCAAAACAACAGCGTCCAGCCTCGTCTCTCCCCGGTCAGGTGAACGGGGGCTGCCAGCGATGCCAGCATGTCGCACTGAACCCCTCCGAAAGagaaaaagagcagaaaggtcgggagattaaaaaaaaaaaaaaaaaaaaatcactgaaaacaataacaacacttACAGTACTGCCATACAATATTGACACTTTATCATGAAATTGAATGCTTTGTCATTCATGTTAAACTatttaaaaatcacaataaaGTATTCTGTATTACATTATTAATATAATCCTATATTAgcaataattataatatataataataataatagttatgattgtgttttgaaaaaaataatgactgaaGCATGGATACGCAATACAATAACGTGGACACTAATGCCCCCCAGGGTCAGAAAATATGCACCgaacaaaataaattcattcGAAAGTGCTACTTTAATTTTGTTAACTCAGTTTTGGATATTTGCAATTTTAGTAATTTTGGGGACACCAATTTTTAAAGCAGGTGACAAAATTATTAAATAGGCTGTGAAATGACACTAAGGTAACAAAGACTTTATTCTTTCTTAAGTAAATATGCATTTCTGAGATTTCTTACAGATCATACACAAATGTATTTCCTTCATTCTAAATGTGTAGTAAAGATGtataatttcaaaagaaaaaaaaacgtttgaaaacaCAAAACGTCCTTAAAATCAGATCATTCTGATATTGTAACCCCAGGTCGGAAGGTTGGAATGCATGTTTTGCTTTGCGTATGGTTATAAAGTGGAACCATTTTTCTAAATATTCATAAATATTTTGGTGAGCATCCATgcatacaaaattatttttcaaacaatatacAAACCTGGAACTTCTCACCTTTCCATAAGCAGATAAAGATCAGGTAAAATAGTGCTCTGTCTGCTTCTGCCAAGCCCCCGGACGCTTTCATTCTTCGCTTGTGTCTTTCTCTACAGTCGTGCAGGTCTGGCACTTCATAACTGTGCAGTGTGCAccactgatgtaaaaaaaaaaaaaaaaaaaaaaaagactggatggctcattggccaccaaaactgaagtcgccatccgccatcttgatactcccaaaacaaccacaccgtggctgtgagaaaacattccacaggtaagttaaacactgttaaagtttgtaaaggtattttttatttattttctgatgaccttaattcacttgaacaaagttttgttcatGGTTGCTGTTGTTCACTCTACTTCACCTTCAtaggccgacgtttttttttttgcgaaaaagcgatgtaaatattttcccaaacttcatcagtggattagcaagaaaacacattttcagtgaaactttttgatgaatttcatagtACAGAACTTTACAAATTGAATGTGATTTTCAAACGTGAGgaaacaacaaatgaacaatgcgtttagcatgttttttccctttgcgagtccttatttccaagaatatatttaaatgattgacttgaaatttaatctttttatggcaaaaaaatgcttagtttttttcgCTATGTTATGAATATTGTGCTctacagcgtattttgggaaaagttaacatgtcacggaaatcggaaATAGttatatgcaaggtttcttgctagtcacggtgttctatgtctttcctttgcacttggcctttttttttttttttttttggcttaccaagtcgaattaaaaatccttcatagtACCACAACTGAAAACATGtgaagctcacacgaccagttttaattctacatggcaAACTTTGAGGGAAAACCCCGCCAttatccaacctgtaaaccatctCCTcaacacgttttgggagtaccaagatggcggccaactgtcttcaaccaatcgacataccgctcgatgagTATGCGCTATCcactcttttattattattattattatttttttttttagatcggTGAGTCTAACGATTTAAGACATTCTTGTGCAGTATACTCGctgcacatagacacacacgAAAAGTTCCTGCACTATAGCGCCTCCAAGCGGCAGGAGAGTCCCTCCAAGTGGGAGGGGTTTGGAAAGAGAAAGTGAAAGTCTCCTCCAGTTGTCTTCTAACGTTGGAGTGATGAAGCGAAAAACGATCAAGGTAAATCTTTCTTGATATTTCCATCTTATGCCAGAATTCCACGCAGGTATTTCCAGACGAACCTTGCCTCGCACTGTCACGTAACCCGATTTGCAGTCCCTCTTTGCCCCTGCAGCTGTTGTCACCTCACACTTTTAGCCGCGGCCTGATCTCCTTTTGTCCGCATCGGCTTGTCTTTTGAGTATGCCACAGTCTCGCCGTAGATGACTTATTATTGCGAACCATGTTGCTTTATTTACAATTtggctgttgttgttttcttcttgaTCCCAGTTTTTTTGCGTTCCTGTTCTCCGGAAGTCTCTGTCCTTGTGTGTCATGATCCGCCTGTCCTTGTGTTCCACCTGCAATGCCTCGTGGGTCATAAACCCGAGTATATATAGACCCACTTTCTATTCAGGCTTCATCAAATCCGTACTGTTGTCACGGTGCTCAATACGCTCCGTCGGAATTCTCATGattatgtgcgttcatctgagatgacacactgtggcgaccccgaaagggacaagccgaaagaaacgtaccTATTATTATAGTTATGTGTTTACACTTGTTGTTTTGCATCCCGGCAGTTCCTCTTACCATTTCCGACACGAGATTAGTAAATTCgtttctttcggcctgtccTGACGCGACCCCTCGTGGGGAGTAGAGCCCCCCAGAGAGATACCAACTCACGcccccctggtttaccaaaccaatgctctactACAATACTCTGGGCCTCATTTACAACACCGGATTGATACACAGTGACTCtgaattgtcatgatcctgccgcttcagcacgagctgtgcgggtgcctgcgcggctgCGCtcattgggaggcgcacacctgcgactCATGCGGGCGGATCatcccctgtgtatatataggacccggtgacgactggtcctccgccagttcggtgagctttatgtcccgttccagcactctcgtatccctgattgaacctgtgtgtaccgaccttcgtccgttctccgaccaaccccgtaagcctgactccttcgatacttctgcctgcgttgattgttctcccgtgtaccgactcctgcctgtccgctcatctgctctcttcgcccgacgtccgaactaccgctgctgcaccggactgctgctcgatccccgacctctgcatacaataaacgtgtctcttcttgaactaccttgcgtcttccgagttcctgcatttgggtcctactcgcgtttccgatgggacgtgacagaacgaactggccaatacaggacccagcaggaaagacccggcgtcgccgggaccgacgcaaggtagaccgtctgccggaggaccaagcctgtccgatccggataggctccctgatgtcctccgattccgtgtcttacgctccgccagcgaagtacgaatacgtcccgaacacgacccgtccggctcctcatattcttctagactctgacttttcggaatatgaggaggaccgtgatttgtatgccgggctgcctgagtacgactccgacgactttgattttgagtctctttgcccggcttttgatcccagtcagtttgccccgccttcccgcCTTTCCAGCACCCAAGCGACTttgcccggtagatccaagtgcacctatcggtacgagggaacccgcttggccatctacacgggacctccgcgtggcggccagaggagatgccccggccgggcgctccctggtgtctctcgctgcgcggcaacgaagacaccgtcctcccactcctcgccggtaacggtgagaccggcagacccgcagctggtggcgaagcttccaccCCAGAGGGAGTAggtgccgcgaaatgcgggcagagatagagcggcagagtgccgaattggcggctctcacggcccaggtccggcaaggattggcgaaccagccgagctacgctgacgtcgcaacggcgacggactcactgctgactcaggttcacgttgccgtggaaaccgacccgcccccttgccaagtgcacgcaaaagtgggaacagactcgccacctcaagtgcacgtcgcagtgttggcggttctgagcagagctcacgcggcagttggaactgacccgctcccgagacacgcccacgtgtcagtttcgactgactgtccgcctactcaggttcacgttgccctggaaacggattcgccaccgtgccacgcccacgttgctgtttcaacggatgcactgcaagctcacgtggcagtggggaccgacccgatgccgcctcacgttgctgtccaggaggtggcgacgtctccacagccgcttcacGTCCgcgctctggagtggcagtggcgaccggcccgcggtcgctccccctTCCtgctgtcggcgacgggcacgccctcacgttcctgtccaggaggtgccgacagttccccagccgcctcacgctcccgtccaggaggaggtggagttggtgatgcggcggcggggtcgctgccttctcacgttgctgtccaggagggggcggtactggcgccgctttctcacgttgctgtccaggagggggcggtactggcgccgccttctcacgttgctgtccaggaggaggtggagttggtgatgctgctgccgccttctcacgttgctgtccaggaggaggtggagtttgtgatgctgctgccgccctctcacgttgctgtccaggagggggcggtactggcgccggcTTCTCaagttgccgtccaggagggggtggtactggcgccgccgccttctcacgttcctgtccaggaggagctggggagttctgtggagccacctaggagctggagagacttcggggtggcggtcatggctctggtcctgccctccatcatcttcttcgctcctgagtgtgcccagccgcttcaggacctggcctcgttggcgaccaatccctggtcgtcttgcaacgacggcgtgggaggttctcgtccggagcagtggcctgcctcgttctggttcctgcttcgccgtttggttcctcacagaggtcgtccgcccgaatcgccccgtggggaccctggtccttggcgtccgggtcgtcctcctgacctgtccgcccggacgcctcgtgtttagtggcctggatggccaccagtctggggttcagggggggggggcgttcgagtcAGAGGCATAATGTTTGAAGTATGttttatgcccatatttagtcatgactgaaTAATTTCcacatgtcctcagtggggctctgctctgtgGCAGGATGTGTCCTTGAGTGCATCTGTGCACGCAGGCTAACCTTGAtaaactgcatactggacactttgtaataatccattgccagctagaaccggttgagacagaaaccttttgtctaagtggaaagcctcgatgtcatgccacaggtcCGATACCACTtatggtccgcccttctgacaagataaaggatgtgtgctttctctgtaacTTTGCCCTTGTGATCtactctctacagccattgtctgtaactaataagtgcccggaatattctgtaagtaaaattctttgaagaaactgttcatcgtctccagcctttatttggataaccaacattctcactacccgaaattaaacgaacacgcggaagaaaaaaagcgtcctccaacaagttcaatgtagtttattccggaaactgggtgtAGCATTCCGACAAgacagaggtacagaaacgctaggctaggtgggatccaaaagacatgcggcaaggtctgatgactatggggcaaactaaaaACTCACgactcctggtttaccaaaccagtgccctaaccactgagctatggggacTCATTTACAACACAAGATTGAAACGTTTAGCACCACATGAAACTGTTATAAATAGAACTAGCTAGATAGCTATCAAGAtatctgtcacgaacctcctgcaggggggcggggtggacccaaatgcaggactttgaggcagaagcataatgttcaatgtagtttattccggaaactgggtcatacacggcgTAGTAGTCCGACAAGACacaggtacagaaacgctaggctaggcgggatccaaaagacgtgcggcaaggtctgatgactgtGGCGCAAACTTACAACTCACaactcctggtttaccaaatcaatgccctaaccactgagct
Proteins encoded in this window:
- the LOC133499604 gene encoding uncharacterized protein LOC133499604, with protein sequence MRAEIERQSAELAALTAQVRQGLANQPSYADVATATDSLLTQVHVAVETDPPPCQVHAKVGTDSPPQVHVAVLAVLSRAHAAVGTDPLPRHAHVSVSTDCPPTQVHVALETDSPPCHAHVAVSTDALQAHVAVGTDPMPPHVAVQEVATSPQPLHVRALEWQWRPARGRSPFLLSATGTPSRSCPGGADSSPAASRSRPGGGGVGDAAAGSLPSHVAVQEGAVLAPLSHVAVQEGAEEVEFVMLLPPSHVAVQEGAVLAPASQVAVQEGVVLAPPPSHVPVQEELGSSVEPPRSWRDFGVAVMALVLPSIIFFAPECAQPLQDLASLATNPWSSCNDGVGGSRPEQWPASFWFLLRRLVPHRGRPPESPRGDPGPWRPGRPPDLSARTPRV